One part of the Truepera radiovictrix DSM 17093 genome encodes these proteins:
- a CDS encoding c-type cytochrome produces MTNPKNPDDRQPEGADAGQDTPHRDLSDLHPGDNPRDAQEEAKALRPNEDTRAQEERDNLLEKEFEAEGERELDKQERQHRPLTDAEDNAMVDRVEADASDEAANAAAADEPPRPRREPAPRDYLVSANTLRNLFIASGILAALVITVILTLASSTNRARYTPADNTQHQRTLEEATQRLGALELNGDGQTARIPIEEAMALLAERGLDEVSTALAAAPADTAPAAGAAQEGVAEAPADAQAPPTAEAPPAEGAAPEAMAEAPAQEPPAAPEAPAEAAGAGETSAEAAPAGGVPEVLTAGQAAYEANCASCHQVNGAGIPGAFPPVAGHAASLYNAEGGRAYLINLLLYGLQGEIQVEGQTYNGVMPPWQQLSDDDIANILNYVVTAWDGNQQLQGFTPFATAEVAEQRATARSSNDVYALRQQLGLSGSE; encoded by the coding sequence ATGACTAACCCCAAAAACCCCGACGACCGCCAGCCCGAGGGCGCGGACGCCGGTCAGGACACCCCACACCGCGACCTCAGCGACCTCCACCCGGGCGACAACCCGCGCGACGCGCAGGAGGAGGCCAAGGCGCTGCGGCCCAACGAGGACACGCGCGCCCAAGAGGAGCGCGACAACCTCCTCGAAAAGGAGTTTGAAGCCGAGGGTGAGCGCGAGCTCGACAAGCAGGAGCGCCAGCACCGGCCCCTCACCGACGCCGAGGACAACGCCATGGTCGACCGCGTCGAGGCGGACGCGTCCGACGAAGCGGCAAACGCCGCCGCGGCGGACGAACCCCCCCGCCCGCGCCGCGAGCCGGCGCCGCGCGACTACCTCGTCTCGGCGAACACGCTGCGCAACCTCTTTATCGCGAGCGGGATCCTCGCCGCTCTGGTCATCACGGTGATCTTGACGCTCGCCTCGTCGACCAACCGCGCGCGCTACACCCCTGCTGACAACACGCAGCACCAGCGCACGCTCGAGGAGGCCACGCAGCGCCTGGGCGCCCTCGAGCTTAACGGCGACGGCCAAACCGCCCGCATCCCCATCGAGGAGGCGATGGCGCTCCTTGCCGAGCGGGGTCTTGACGAGGTGAGCACCGCGCTCGCCGCCGCCCCGGCCGATACGGCGCCCGCCGCGGGCGCAGCGCAAGAAGGCGTCGCCGAAGCGCCGGCTGACGCGCAAGCGCCCCCAACCGCCGAGGCGCCCCCCGCCGAGGGAGCAGCCCCCGAAGCGATGGCCGAAGCGCCCGCGCAGGAGCCCCCGGCCGCGCCAGAGGCCCCGGCGGAAGCTGCGGGCGCGGGTGAGACGAGCGCCGAAGCGGCCCCTGCGGGCGGCGTTCCCGAGGTGCTCACGGCCGGTCAAGCGGCTTACGAAGCCAACTGCGCGTCGTGCCACCAGGTCAACGGCGCGGGGATCCCAGGCGCCTTCCCGCCCGTCGCCGGGCACGCCGCCTCGCTCTACAACGCCGAGGGCGGCCGCGCCTACCTCATCAACCTCCTGCTCTACGGCCTGCAGGGCGAGATTCAGGTCGAGGGGCAGACCTACAACGGCGTCATGCCCCCCTGGCAGCAGCTCTCGGACGACGACATCGCGAACATCCTCAACTACGTCGTGACCGCTTGGGACGGCAACCAGCAGCTCCAGGGCTTCACCCCCTTCGCGACCGCCGAGGTCGCCGAGCAGCGCGCCACAGCGCGCTCGAGCAACGACGTCTACGCGCTGCGCCAACAGCTCGGCCTGTCGGGGAGCGAGTAG
- a CDS encoding c-type cytochrome, whose protein sequence is MTPLLRRARLLPLIAALLLSGCGRNMYDQARYESYEPSSLFADGTSARPIPEGTVSRERGAIAESFFTGQDENGLLTELPIPLTQAVLERGQERYNIYCAVCHNYSGDGGGIIVQRGFVRPASFHEPRLRAAPVGYFYNAITNGFGRMYSYASRIPPEDRWAISAYIRALQLSQSATVADLPADLQARLQAASSHAQGAPSNTVLTQGDAQ, encoded by the coding sequence GTGACGCCCCTTTTAAGGCGCGCGCGGCTGCTCCCCCTCATTGCCGCGCTCCTCTTAAGCGGCTGCGGGCGCAACATGTACGACCAGGCCCGCTACGAGTCCTACGAACCCTCGTCGCTCTTCGCCGACGGCACCTCCGCCCGCCCCATCCCCGAGGGGACCGTCTCGCGCGAACGCGGCGCTATCGCCGAGAGCTTTTTTACCGGCCAAGACGAAAACGGGCTGCTGACCGAGCTGCCGATCCCCCTCACCCAAGCGGTCCTCGAGCGCGGCCAGGAGCGCTACAACATCTACTGCGCGGTCTGCCACAACTACTCGGGCGATGGCGGCGGCATCATCGTCCAGCGCGGCTTCGTGCGGCCCGCCTCGTTCCACGAACCCCGGCTGCGCGCGGCGCCGGTCGGCTACTTCTACAACGCCATCACCAACGGCTTCGGGCGCATGTACTCGTACGCCTCGCGCATCCCCCCCGAAGACCGCTGGGCCATCTCGGCCTATATCCGGGCGCTGCAGCTTTCGCAGAGCGCGACGGTGGCCGACCTGCCCGCCGACCTACAGGCGCGGCTCCAGGCCGCCTCGAGCCACGCGCAAGGCGCACCCAGCAACACCGTGCTTACGCAAGGAGACGCGCAGTGA
- a CDS encoding DUF3341 domain-containing protein: MAHAVPAATAEPELYGLVAEFETPEALLEAANAAREEGYTKMDAYTPFPVTGLDEALGMSNTRLGWVVLIMGLLGGASAFFMQWFAQVVHYPLNIGGRPLNAWPNYIVITFEVTVLLSAFTAGLFMLARNGLPRPYHPIFNTPNFEAATRDRFFLCIEASDPEFDLGLTARFLEKLGPVRVSEVEA; the protein is encoded by the coding sequence ATGGCCCACGCCGTCCCTGCGGCCACCGCCGAGCCCGAGCTCTACGGGTTGGTCGCCGAGTTCGAAACCCCCGAGGCGCTTCTCGAGGCGGCCAACGCGGCGCGTGAGGAGGGCTACACCAAGATGGACGCCTACACCCCCTTCCCCGTCACCGGCCTCGACGAGGCGCTCGGGATGAGCAACACCCGCTTGGGCTGGGTGGTGCTGATCATGGGGCTTTTGGGGGGCGCTTCGGCCTTCTTCATGCAGTGGTTTGCGCAGGTCGTCCACTACCCCCTTAACATCGGCGGCCGCCCGCTCAACGCCTGGCCCAACTACATCGTCATCACCTTCGAGGTCACCGTGCTCCTGTCGGCCTTTACCGCCGGGCTCTTTATGCTGGCCCGCAACGGTCTCCCCCGCCCCTACCACCCGATCTTCAACACCCCCAACTTCGAGGCGGCGACCCGCGACCGCTTCTTTCTCTGCATCGAGGCGAGCGACCCGGAGTTCGATCTGGGGCTGACCGCGCGCTTTCTCGAAAAGCTCGGGCCGGTGCGCGTCTCCGAGGTCGAAGCGTGA